A window from Vigna angularis cultivar LongXiaoDou No.4 chromosome 7, ASM1680809v1, whole genome shotgun sequence encodes these proteins:
- the LOC128197801 gene encoding uncharacterized protein LOC128197801, translating into MRIKKNLNKATSKGFSQSSHGTVSRGVGITPICHCGDIAVMKVARTSRNAGRKFWGCRHYKGGFSTGMSCNFFKWCFEDNADDRNGTIVRQSNRICDLENNVKELQRRIKFLLGVVFVVIVLNIMTLWLCLA; encoded by the exons ATGAGAATTAAGAAGAACCTTAATAAG GCAACGTCCAAAGGATTTTCGCAATCCTCACACGGTACTGTTTCGAGGGGAGTTGGGATAACCCCTATTTGCCACTGTGGTGATATTGCTGTAATGAAAGTTGCCAGAACTTCAAGGAATGCTGGGAGGAAATTTTGGGGATGTCGTCATTACAAG GGTGGATTTTCAACTGGGATGTCATGTAATTTTTTCAAGTGGTGTTTTGAGGACAATGCTGATGATAGAAATGGTACAATTGTGAGACAAAGCAACAGGATATGTGATCTGGAAAATAATGTGAAAGAGTTGCAGAGAAGGATAAAGTTCTTACTTGGAGttgtgtttgttgttattgtgttgAACATTATGACATTGTGGCTGTGTTTAGCTTGA
- the LOC108336414 gene encoding rhomboid-like protein 11, chloroplastic, which translates to MAQLGVPVKSLATSCKLSHIHIPKSAFFSHCLPPFPSFTTKPSLLVQPSHPLSALRYRTLAPCNCNKSDIISQLELGKPEPKGKPEKRVNGIFWIILLNIGVFIADHFLHVNGAKDLYLYHTWPAWYQFVTATFCHANWKHLSSNLFFLYIFGKLVEEEEGNLALWLSYILTGVGANLVSWLVLPRNTVSVGASGAVFGLFTISVLVKMSWDWRKILEVLILGQFVIEKVMEAAQASTSLSGTFHGGYTLQSVNHIAHLSGALVGVLLVWLLSKVPSAPLDQ; encoded by the exons ATGGCCCAACTTGGTGTCCCGGTAAAATCACTAGCAACGTCATGCAAACTTTCTCACATTCACATCCCCAAATCCGCTTTCTTTTCTCACTGTCTCCCTCCATTTCCCTCCTTCACCACCAAACCTTCTCTCCTTGTCCAACCTAGCCACCCGTTATCCGCGCTTCGTTACCGCACTCTCGCACCCTGCAACTGCAATAAGTCAG ATATTATTTCGCAATTGGAACTCGGAAAACCTGAGCCAAAAGGGAAACCGGAGAAACGAGTTAACGGTATATTCTGGATCATTCTCCTCAACATTGGCGTTTTCATCGCTGACCACTTTTTGCAT GTTAATGGGGCAAAGGATTTGTATTTGTACCACACGTGGCCTGCTTGGTACCAGTTTGTCACAGCTACATTTTGTCATGCTAATTG GAAGCATCTTTCTAGCAACCTTTTCTTCCTTTACATTTTTG GAAAACTtgttgaagaagaggaagggAACCTTGCTTTGTGGCTTTCTTATATTCTTACTGGTGTAGGAGCAAACCTGGTTTCATGGTTGGTTTTACCTAGAAATACAGTTTCTGTTGGAGCTTCTGGTGCTGTTTTTGGGTTATTTACCATCAGTGTCCTTGTAAAG ATGTCCTGGGACTGGAGGAAGATCCTTGAAGTGCTTATATTGGGTCAGTTCGTTATAGAGAAG GTTATGGAGGCAGCCCAAGCTTCAACATCATTATCAGGAACCTTTCACGGAGGCTACACATTGCAAAGTGTAAATCACATCGCACATCTTTCTGGTGCGCTTGTTGGTGTGCTTTTGGTTTGGCTTCTTAGCAAAGTTCCTTCTGCTCCTTTAGACCAATAA